Within Bacillus sp. FJAT-45350, the genomic segment AGTAGGAAAGAGTTTGTGAAGTTTTCAATTCTCTCTGCATTAGCAATCACATATATATTTTACTTTTACATTAATTGAATATCTGTATTATTTTATTGAAGTAACGTGTGAAAAGGGGGAGTTTTAAATTAATAAGTTTATATACTATTTCAGTTGGACAATCGGTATTGGATTTATAATTTATTTCGGGATTAAATATCAGGTATGGTTAGAAAAAGAAGCTAACAATACTTTTAACCTGTTTCCTGTTGTATTATATACAACAATATTTCCTGTTTTTATAGGAATCTTATTAAGGCTTCCAAAGTTAATCTTGGAAATTAAACACAAAATGATATGGACATTTGATTGGATAAAATTTAGCGCCATTGGAATTCCTTGTATTCTTATTATAGCAATTACAATATTAGTATTTTCACCTTTGGATGCTAACTTTATTAAAGTGCCACATATCATTTTGGTTGGTAGTCCAACAATTCAAATAATCGTGGGCATTGTGTTTGGATATACCTTATTGGATAGTTTAAAGAAGTAATGTTGTTCAAATAACATACTGTATATAAGGTGAATTAGCTTAAATCCATACTGAATGGAGTGAGAATATTTTGCAGTTTGATTTTTGGGGCACTATCTTAACTTTTGGGCTCTTTTTACTTATCTTTTCGCCATTACTATTATCAAAAAAAAAGAAAAACAGCACTGATTATATTAGTTGGGTAGGGCTACTAACCTGAGGAGAACTAAAAGAAAATGATGAGAACGGAGTGTTTTGAAGAGCAATTGGTAAGTAACTATATATTAAGTTAGAAAAATGCCTTTATTAAGAAAAAAATGAAGTTACATACAATAGTTATCCTTTTGATTTAATTTTCGATATAGCTTATATCACAATCGGTCTGTGACGTAAAAGACGGATACTGTGCAATAAGATGAAATTAATTCACAAGATAATATTGAATTAAAAAATCATTTCAAGGTCAACCTAAAATAAGAAAAATTTTAGGAGGGACACTACTATATGCCAGAAAAACCTGCACTTACGTCATCTGAACTAGGTACATTGTGGCTTACATATCAAGAGAAAACAATGATTTTACGGATGTTAGAGTATTTTATTGAGAAAGCTGATGATGAAAAAGCTAAAAATATTATGAATGATTTATATGGAGAAATTGACTTATATGTTGGCAAAATAACAGAAATATTTCAAAATGAAGGTGCAGTAATACCAGTTGGGTTTACAGCTGAAGATGTAAATAAAGGTGTACCAAAGTTATACGATAACGGTTTTGACATTATGTTCATCAGGTTAGTAAAAGAAATTAGCATGGCATTGCACTCATTGAATATAACGATGTCATATCGAGAAGATATTGTAATAATTTTTAAAGACCTTACTGCCATTACTCAAAAGTATTATAATCTTTGCACACAATATCTACTCGAAAAAGGGATGCTTGCTCGACCTCCTTATGTTTCAACGCCAAAATCAGTTGAGTTTGTGAAAGATACAACTTATTTAGGCGGACTCACTATAAATCCATTTAGTGAAAAACGACCATTAAATACGGTAGAAGTTGCTCATCTCCATCATGCAATTGAATCAAATCTCACTGGGATGCAAATGATTATAGGTTTTGCTCAATGTGCAAATGAGACAGAAGTAATAAATTTCTTTAATGAAGGCTCTGAACTTGCTAAAAGTATTATAAAAGAGTTGAGCGAAACCTTATTACAAAGTGATATACAAATCCCTGTGCAATCTGGTGGAAATCCTACTCGCTCAACGGTGGCTCCGTTTTCTGATAAACTTATGATGTATTGTACAAGTCTTTTTTGTAGTTTTTCAATGGGAAGCAACTCATTAGGAACTGCTTTTAGTTTACGAAATGATTTACCAGCAAAAATGATGATTTTTACGAAAGATATCTTTGAATATGCCCATAAGGGTGGGAAGATAATGATTAAAAATGGATGGATGGAAGAACCACCTCAGATGGAAGAACGAGAGCAAATAATTAAAAAGTAAAAGTATAGACACTTGTGATGTGCAATTTCCACAAGTGTTTTTTAATCTAATTAATAATTTCTTTATTTTAAAGCATTCTAATCAAATGAAGGGTGGAATGCTTCATGAAAGGAAAAAAATTTTTGGTCAGTATTTTTTGAGCTTAGTTATTATTGTAATAGTAGGGTCTTTACCCATAGTTCTTAGGAAACCACCAATAAAAGACTGGGTTTTAGTTTACTTATTTAATGCCGTGACGAACGGTATCATTGACAATATTATTACATCGTTCAATATAGTAAAGTATCCTGTTCGTTTATTCCCTAAATTATTTAAGGCAAGTATTACTTTTGATTTTTTTACATATCCACAATTCTCTATAATCAACTGACGTACAAAGATAAACCATTTGCTATCATTTATAAACTTTTTCTGTTTGCAGTTCCTATGTTACTAATTGAGTTATGGGCAGACAAAAAAACGTCTTTAATTAGATGGAATAAGGGTTGGTACTGGTACCATACTTTTTTTCAGTTTTATTATGAAGTCCCTTGTAACGAGAATATTAATAGGTGTAGTAAGGAAATTAGAGAAGCGTGAGCGGAAATACAGCTAGTAAATAAGAAACAACAATTAAACCATTTTAGGTTTTATTGTTGTTGTTTTTACTGATATATGCAAAGTTAGCAGTACACTAATAAAGTAATTAGGTTTACTTCAGTAAAATAAGGTATATTATATTTGTTGAATAGATTCTCTTTAAAGACAAGAAAAGTAGGTGAACAAAGTGGGGAAATATCAATTGGATGCCAAAGGTAAGGTAGCTGTGACAAAGTTTCATGAAAAACAGACGCCGGCGAAATTTGATAAAAAGCAGCAACTTGAAAAAATACGTGCGGAGTATTTGAAAAAGAAGCAATAACAAACAGATAAATAATATGAATGAAAAACATAGGAAGACTCTTCTCCCTATGTTTTTCTTATTCGAAATTCTTTTTTCAATTGATGATAGAGTTTATTATCCCATAAATTTCAGATTCGGTGACAAAAACTCGTCATCAGATAACCATTCCTTACTAAAAATTTAAGTAGCAGAATCATTAGATATGCGATTTTATACTAAATTTTTTTATCCTTATCATTAAAGTGTAATTATCATAAATTAAACACTCATCATAAGTTCCAATTTTTAGGGAACTATTAATAAGAGGTGGTGATTTTGTGGATAAGGAAAGTATAAACCTCACATCAGCCGAAATAGGAACATTGTGGGGTGAGTATGTTAATGGCACAGCCGTTCATATCGTAAATAAATACATGGTATCCATTATAGAGGATAAAAAAATAAAGTCGCTTTTTGAACAGGCGATAAAAATTTTCGATAAACAAAAGAAACAGATAACTACTTTTCTTGAAAAGGAAGAATTTCCAGTTCCAATTGGATTTACTGATTCAGACCTTAATAACGGGACAAAACGGTTATTTTCGGACATATATTGTTTACACTATTTGCACATCATGACCCTACATGGTTTATTAGGTCATATGACTTCGCTTAGTGCTTCTGTAAGAAAGGATTTGCGACATTTTTATGATTCTTGTGATGATGAAGGAAAGAAAATGTACCATCAAACGATTGAATTACTGTTAGAAAAAGGGCACTTCCAAAGAGACCCTTATTTTTATCCAGAAGCAAACCCTGAATTTATCCAAGGTCAACAGTTTTTAGATGGCATTTTTGGAGACCAACGCCCTTTAGCTGCAACTGAAATTATTGCTCTTTCATTTAATATGAAAAAGAAGGTAATGGAAAAAACTCTTTCCATTGGTTTTAGTCAAGTGGCACAATCAAAAGAGGTTAGAAAATTTTTAATGTCAGCACAACAAGCATCGGACCAGCAGATTCAATCATTAGGTAAAATATTGCATCAAGATAATTTACCAATACCAATGTCTTGGGAATCAGAGGTGACAACTTCTCAAGATTCTCCTTTTTCAGACAAGCTAATGTTGTATCACATTGGATTCTTATTACAAATTTCACAAGCTTATCATGGTACAGGATTAGCTTCAGCCATGCGAACAGACCTTGTAATGACTTATGAGAAAATCATATTGAAAAACCTTATGGTTACAAAAGAGTGGTTCAATTTGATGACTAAAAACAAATGGTTAGAGCAACCACCACTTGCTCCAAATAGAAAAAAAATTGCAAAAGACAAATAACTAACTAAGGCACTTCTTATTTATGGGAAGTGTTTTTAAATTGAATAATAATCCACCTCCTGTATTTTGCCACATTAGATACGAAGTAACTTTGGATAAATATTATTAAGTGAACATTATCCGTCTACTTGGTAATAAAAGAGTTAATCTTGACCGATTACTGAAGACTATTTTATTCAAAATCAATCAATTTTCTATCATTGAAATTGGATATATATGTTAGAGTGGAATTAAACGAGGCACTGTTCCTTCAATATAATTAACTCATTCCTCTTCATTTTAGCCTCAAAAAAATATAGGTGGGATGTCCATGAAGAACTACGGTTGGAAAGGAACGTTCGAAAAATTCATCCAGACAAGTCCAGATAACATTGTCAATAACCTTTGCTTACATATATACAATCAAACGCTTAGATAAAAAATAAAGCGCCTGATGTACCACTCATCCAAATGAAGGAATTCTTAAATGGTGTGTTTCAACCGCTGCCTTCTATTATCGAATCAGCCCGTGCGATTATGAGAGAAGAGGAACTCCCGCAAATTAAGACGCTTCAGAGTAGTAATTTTGATACGGTGGTACGTGAAGTGAAATCGATTGTAGAGTCCGCTAAAAGGGATCAAACACATTATTTCGTGTTATTCTCCGGTGTACCAGGGGCTGGGAAAACGTTTGTCGGATTGACACTCGCTCATGATATCGATAAAGCAGTCTATCTTTCTGGCAACGGTCCACTTGTTGATGTCCTTCAAGATAGTTTGCAGAATAAGACGTTCGTACAAGCTCTTTATGGATATAAAAATGATTATCTACGCTACGGAAAAGAATTCACCGATTATCGTTTAACGAATCGTAAATGATATTGATGATATTGTAAAAATTGTTCGTTTCCCAGATTGGCAAACTACAACAACTGGAAAGCAAGAAGTAAAAAATCATTGCGGAGCATTATATGGGTTTTTCAACTGTTTTGGATTTTCTCTTAATATCTGAGTAGGTAGTGCTGCTGAATCATTGGCTGAGTATAATCTGGAAGGTGATTGTTGCAAAAGTTCATATCGTGTAACATACATAAAGCAATCTCTTGGTTAATATTCGATAAAAAGTCATAATAAATTTCGTCAATCTTTGTCTTAATCATATGTTTCAATGGGCTCATCCCCATTCGTTAAGGAATAGTACATCTTGCTTAAACCTATTACGTAAATTGTAAAATATTGCATTTTTCAAATGGGTGTGTAGGTCAATTTAACTGAAACATTTTATATTAACACTCTGGATAAATTGTGGAAAATGATATGCATGCATGTTTAATTGCCAAATACCATTTGGCAAAGGATTCTTCGTAGAAAGCTGCGATGACACTTTATGGGAAAATGATAGTTAGTATATATTAATTTTGATAAAGCTATTACACTATAAAAGTAATATACATTTGTGATATTAGAGGAGGAGACTGTTTATGACCACATTAAAGAAATATGAAAGTGGTACAGTTATTTCTAAGGAAAGAGGAAAATTTGACGAATGGTGTATTTATATTAATGGTAGGGCCCCCTTTGATAAAGAGTATTTTCAAAAGTTATTTGACCTCGCGCAGAAACATAGGGTTGATAAAGTATATCAGGATTTTATGACGCTTTACAATTCAACAACAGATGAAATAGATAACACTATATTTGAACAGCTTATTCCTGATATATCGACTACCTATGGCACAGATGCAGGAGATGTAGAGGAGTTATTTGGTACATTTTATGCTGTGATGTTAGCTGAAGAGAATAGATTTTTTGGAAGAACTAGAACTAAATTAGGGAGAAGAGTAAAAGGGTTGGCTGCTTACCAAATCCTATTTGAAGGATTCTCAATTGAGAATGCTTGTAATTTCAGTAAGGGGAAGGACTGGGAAGATTTAGCTATACTATGCGATGAAAGAGACTTACAACGTTAATTCCGTTACAAAAACACCAGACTCGATATCCTAGTCTGGTGTTTTTTGCTTTAAACATACCGGCACATGGTGTACTACACTCGATTCTATGACTGAAGGACAACGTCAACACTTGATTGCCTGGTCAACGTCGATGAGAAAAGCGGGGAAGAGGACAGGAAAGCACGCTCCTAAGCACCTCCGCGATGCCCAGTATCATATGAATTTTTGTCGTGATGCGATTCCAGCATGGATACTCCCGTTATATCGTGTCTTTGATACGTTTGAAATGAAACCCAACCTATTTGATGTGGTGATTATCGATGAAGCAAGTCAATCTGGTCCGGAGGCAGTCATTTTAAAGTATCTAGCAAAAAAATTAATTGTTGTAGGTGACGACAAGCAGATTAGTCCTGAGTATGTAGGCTTAAATAGGGAAGGTGTAGACTTTTTACGTAAACAGTATTTATTTGATTTCAACATTTCAGACATGTTAGATGGTGATACATCATTCTTTGATTTAGCAAATGTGTTGATTGGCGGAAGAATTACATTAAGAGAGCATTTTCGCTGTATGCCAGAAATCATCGAGTTTTCAAATAAAATTAGTTACTCGAATACATCATTAATTCCGTTACGACAATATCCACCTAACAGACTTGAACCAATAAAGACACAACATATACTAAATGGTTATCGTGAAGGCTCAGGTCAGAAAGTATTAAATCGTCCAGAAGCAGAAGCGATTGTTGCACAAATCAAGAATTGTATAAACGATCCTATCTATGATGGAAAATCTATTGGGGTGATTAGCCTTCAAGGAGACGGTCAGGCGCAAGAAGTTCGACGCCAATTAATAAATGTAATTGGAACTGAAGAGATGGACCGAAGAAATTTAATTTGTGGTGATGCTTACGCTTTTCAAGGTGACGAAAGAGACGTGATCTTCTTGAGCTTAGTTGCAGCACCTGGTGAAACGGCAATGAGAGCACTTACGTCTGATAAAGATAGACGCCGGTTCAATGTTGCAGCTAGTCGAGCGAAAGACCAATTATGGTTATTCCATACGCCTACTGTTAATGATTTTAGAAATAAATCATGTTTACGCTTCGAATTAATCTCTTACTGTCAAAACCCAACAAAAGAAATCATGGATACTAATCGCGAAAAATACGAGAGTAAATTTGAAGAAGATGTCTATGATCAAATTGTTTCTAAGGGTTATAAAGTCGTTCCTCAACACGAAGTCGCTGGCTTTCGAATTGATTTTATTGTTGAAGGAAGTTCAGGAAGATTAGCAGTTGAATGTGACGGAGACCACTGGCATGGACCAGAGCGATATGAATACGAAGTGAATCGTCAAAGAATGTTAGAGAGAAGCGGTTGGAAGTTCTGGAGAGTTCGAGGTAGTGAATATTATAGTAATCCGGAAAAGGCGCTACTTTCACTTTGGAAGACGATAGACCTTTATGGAATTTCACCTATAGAAAACGACAATGACCAACAAGATGAAGAAGTAATTGAAGATATAACGTCTGATTCAACGAGTCATGCTACATTATTTGATGATAAGGAAGAAGAAATAGTTGAATCTACAGATGAGAACATCAATAAGAGAGAAGAAACTAAAACCGAGAAAACATCCAATCAAAGTAAAATGAAACAAATGTATAATCAAATGGAGTTATTTGATACTGGTGAACCTGAGCAACTCTCGTTATTTGAAGAACGTAGTGAAACTGCTATAAATCCAACGAAGGCTGGAAAGAAGTAGAAAATAGAAACAGTGATAAGACCCCAACGCTAGAATCTTATCTAAAGAGTCAAGGATTTGAAGTCATCGATAAGCGCTCTAAAGGTGGTGATTTATGGGTACTAGAAAAAGAAGGCCTAAAACCAATCGTACAGAACCTTAATCAACAAGGAATCACATTTACATACTCAGTTAATGGTGGTCGAGCGACAAAGAATAAGGCTGCTTGGTTTACAGCTTCTAAACGATAGCGTTTATACGTTTATGAACTATTACTCACACGGACTGTGTTATGCTAAAATATATGTAGAATAGGTAACAAAAAAGGAGGGGTAGGGTCATGGCTGTACGGAAAGAGGATTTATACCGTCTTATTGATAAATTGCCATCAAAAGACTTGCCTATGGTTCATCATTTACTAAGACGCTTAGCTGATGAAGATATGCAAATTAGTGATGATGATTCTGATATCTCTGACAAGGAGTTGGCTGAGTTAGAACAAATCAATCGTCAAGTTGATGATGGAGAAGTTATAGACTGGGAGGAGATCAAGCGTGACTTCCAACTATAACGTTCAATTTTCTAAAGAAGCACTTAAATATTTCTCCAAATTAGACCGTAAAAAACAAGAAAAGCTAGTAACTGTTATTGATGCTTTAAAGGAAAATCCTTTTCTAGTACCAAATGTAAAACCCTTCAAGGTCTAGCCTATGATATGTATAGAGTACGTGTGGGTGATTTACGATTAATTTATCGAGTGGAAAATGAAAGATTACTGATTATCGTCTTGAAAATAGGTCCCCGTGGTGACATTTATAAATAATATTAAAAAATTTAAATGGCATTATAGCTATAGACAAATGTGTTATTGTCATATTCTGAAGCAAAAGTCGGAAAAGCTCTCATCATTTTGGTGGGTGCTTTTCGGTTTGTCGATAGAATAACTAGTGAAGAATGGAATAATATTTACTCCCTTTCATATATTCAACTAAGAATGATAGGAGGGGGATATTGAAATGCAAAATGAAATATGTGTAAGTTGCGAAGATAAGCCAGTAGCAGGAGGAACTTCATTCTGTTCAGAACAATGTGAAGGAAACTATCATTCAAGTCGTGACTAAGGAGCATCCATTCGGGGTGCTTTTTTATTGTGCACTTTGACTTTTTGATTAATAGGATAAGATTCAGTCTAACCAGTTAAGCGCTTTTTATTAAGAATTAGCTTCAAAGCGATTTGAAACTAGTTCAGAGGCAATGAGCAGTGAAGCCATTGCTAGTAAATGAAAATACTAAAGAAAGGAGGCGTTTCGGTTGAGTAAAGTATTACAACTCGTCTTCAACACAATGGGAGGAAGTAAACGAACATTTAACATCGTCAACCCAGCAGAACCTGTTGATCCTGTAACAGTTAAAGCTGCGATGGATAAATTGTGGCTGAAGATATCTTCAATGAAGGTATCGTTAGTATCGATCGAGCTCGTTTAACAGAACGTAACGTTGATGTGATCGAGCTACCAATGGCTTAATAAAGACATAATGCAAGCGAGAGAGAAGGCATAATGTCTTCTCTTTTTTACTACCAGAAAATAGCTTAATCAACGAAGTGCAATGGCTTCGCGCACTACACGTCTAACAACAGAAAATCACTGTTGTTAGACTCAAAACAAGGTAGTGGCTACGCTCATTGCTTCAAGTAAAACCAAAATCATATTTTACTTTAAAAGGAGGGATACGCATGGACTGGATTACGATGGTGGCAGAAGTAAGCTTTCCAATTCTAGTAACGTTCTACTTGCTTAATAGAATTGAAAGCAAGCTAGAGCACCTTTCTCGTACAATTTCAGAACTTGCAAAGCAAGTGAATACGAGTAATGATCACAACCCAAAGCTCATTCATGGAAATAGAAGCTCAATTTGAGCTTCTATTTTTTATACATATAAATAAATTCACATTTTCCTCCCAAAACTGAACCTGTTAACAAAACATCTCAACCTCTTTTTTACATCTTAAATTATTCTGCATCCATAAATGGATATGCTATTTCAGTAGTTGGAGCAAAGTTTTCTTTGATTATACGAGGACTAGTCCAACGAATCATGTTAAATACAGAACCTGCTTTATCGTTTGTACCAGAACCACGAGAACCGCCAAATGGTTGTTGATTAATCACTGCGCCAGTAGGTTTATCATTGATATAGAAGTTTCCAGCTGCACCAGATAATCGGCGTTCTAAGTGCATAATTGCTTGACGATCTTGTGCGAAGATTGCGCCTGTTAATGCATACATAGACGCTGTATCTACTGCAGTCAATGTTTCTTCTAATTTATCATTTTCATAGACATAAATCGTTAATACTGGTCCGAAAATTTCTTCTGTCATTGTTTTGAAGTTTGGATTTGTTGTCACAATGATTGTCGGTTGAACAAAATATCCAACAGAATCATCATAAGAACCACCAGCAATAATTTCTGTTTCTTCAGAAGCTGCAGCATAGTCGATGTAGCTTGTGATTGAATCAAAAGCTGCTTTATCAATGACCGCACCCATGAAGTTTGTAAAATCTTGGATGTCGCCTACTTTTAGCTTAGCAGTTTCTTCCACTACACCAGCTTTTACTTCTTCCCACATGCTTGAAGGGATATAAGCGCGAGAGGCTGCTGAACATTTTTGACCTTGGTATTCAAACGCACCACGAACAAGACCGGCTACTACCTTGTCTGCTTGTGCAGTTTCGTGAGCAAATACAAAGTCTTTTCCACCAGTTTCCCCAACCAAACGAGGATATGATTTATAGTTTGTAATGTTTTCTCCTACTGCTTTCCAAATTGTTTGGAACGTACTTGTTGATCCAGTAAAGTGGAATCCAGACATTCTAGGGTCTGTTAATACTACTTCGGATACTTGTGAACCACGAGAAGGTACGAAATTGATTACGCCTTTTGGTAATCCTGCTTCTTCTAAAATACGCATAAAGTAGTAGTTTGATAATAAAGCAGTTGTTGCTGGTTTCCAAACGACTACGTTCCCCATTATTGCAGGAGCTGATGGTAAATTTCCACCAATTGCTGTGAAGTTAAATGGAGAAATTGCTAATACAAAACCATCTAGTGGTCGGTATTCTAAACGATTCCAAATATTCTTCATACTATCCGGTTGAATCTGATAGATTTGATTAGCATAATCAACGCCAAAACGTAAGAAATCTGCTAATTCTTGTGCAGCGTCAATTTCAGTTTGATAAGCTGTTTTGGATTGTCCTAACATCGTGGCAGCATTGATTACGTCACGGTATGGACCAGAGATTAAATCAGCAGCTTTTAAGAAAATGGATGCCCGGTGTTCCCATGGCATATTTGCCCATGACTCTTTTACAGCCATTGCTGCTTCTACAGCATCACGCAACTCTTTTTCTCCAGCTTGAGAAAAATTTGCCAAAACATGTTGATGATCATGAGGCATAACCACTTGTTTCACTATATCTGTCTTAATATTTTCTCCATTAATAATTACAGGGATATCGACTACGTTATCAGATTGGCGCTTTAATTCTGCCTTTAATGTTTCTCTCTCTTTGGTACCTGGAGCATATGTATTGCCAGGCTCGTTTTTCGGTGTTGGGATTTTGAAAATTCCGTTACTCATACTATCACATTCCTTCCGTGTAGTTTATCTGTATACACTTATATACAATGCAATATTTGTGCCAAAAAGGAAAAAGGGACTAAAGTGTTTTAAAACACCTTTTCATCAAAATTACTGAATTGTGTTTTTGTACAATTGATTTACAAAAGTGTTCACCTATTTACACTTTTGTATAAATGATGGTCAAAAAGCCGTTTTTCTTAGAAGTTAGAGAAAGCATTTGCAATTACTACTATGTTTAAATGATTTCAGACCTCCTTAAAGAACTGTGAACACAACAGGAACAGAAAAAGGTGAGAACTGGTCGTTCTCACCTAATCTATCTTTAAATCATACTTCTTAAGTTTGTTATATAAAGTGGCTCTTGAAATACCTAATAACTTCGCTGCGGCTGCTTTATTTCCAAATGTTTTTTGTAATGCATACTGAATCTCATCTTTACTCTGACTACTATGTTTCTTTATTTCTTCGAATTGCATGTTAAGAGTAGGAGGATTATTTTCCTTAACAAAATTCTTAGGAAGATGATGAGGCTTAATCACTTCGTTATCACTTGCTAAAATGATCATGCGTTCGATAATATTACGAAGCTGCCGGATATTTCCTTGCCAAGGGTGTTGAAGGAAAGTATACATAACTTCTGGGTCGATTTCAGGAATCGGCATCGTGTATCTAAGAGAGAATTCCTTTAAAAATAATTGAATTAATTCAGGGATGTCTTCGATACGATCTCGTAACGGGGGAATAGATATTGAAATGACATTTAAACGGTAATATAAATCCTCCCGGAAACTTCCTTCATCGATCATCTTTTCTAGATCTCGATTGGTAGCTGCTAATATCCGTACGTCGGTAGGGATTGCTTCATTTCCACTAACGCGATAATAATGCTTTTCTTGTAATACACGTAATAACTTAACTTGTAATTCAAGAGGCATTTCCCCAATCTCATCAAGGAAGATTGTACCTCCTTTTGCAGCATCAAATTTCCCTTTTTTTCCACCTTTAACCGCTCCGGTAAAGGCTCCTTGTTCATACCCGAAAAGCTCGCTTTCAAAAAGTGCAGCAGGGATGGCACCACAGTTAATTGCAACAAAGGGATGGTTAGAGCGTTTTCCTGCATTATGAATTCCCTCAGCAAACAATTCCTTTCCAACCCCGCTTTCCCCAGTAATTAATACCGGAGCATCTGTTTTGGCTACTTTATTTGCTAGATTAATAGCCTCTTTTAAAACAGGACTTCTGCCTTTAATTTTATTAAAAGGAGAAAGATTTTGTTGGCTTTGATTTGTGCTTTCTAAATCGTGTAAATAGGCGGTCGTTGAAGACAACTCATCATTCAATTTAACTATCTCCGTAATATCTCTTTCAATAGATATTCCTCCAACAACTTCTTTACCAACATAGACAGGAGCTGTATTAATTAACACATGAACATTAGGGTGAGGCTGGTTGTATTTGTTTGTAACTTCTTGTCGTTCTTTCATCGTAGACATTAAAACAATGGCCTCTTTTTCAAAAAACTTTGTAATAGACTGGCCATAAACCTTGTTTAGTGAAAGCCCATACATTTCTTCAGCGTTATGATTTAAATATGTGATATTTCCTTTATAATCAACAGTTGTAACAGCAGCTTCAACTGAGTTAAGAAAAGCATTATAATAAGCTTTTGTTAGTTTCCACTGTTTGAAAACCTCTCTCATAAATGTTGAATAAGGAATCCATCCGCAAACTTCATCATTTGCCCCTTTTAAAACAATATTTCTACCTTCTTCGATATTGTTAATGTCTGATAAAAGATTAGTAGGACTGTATATCTCCATTTTTTTAATATCTAGTTCGTTTTTCCATGGCAGTGCTATTGATTCAAGAGTTATATCGTGTTGCAAATTGAATACCTCCCAACAAAATTTAAATTCTGTAAAAAAGTTTACATATATGTCTATATTGAATCAATTATAGACGGAATTGACTAAAAATTGTATATATTTTTCTTTTTCTTTATTAGACGGCTATTTAGTAGTTTGAAAGTTAAAATAGTCAGGATTGTTTAGCATGACTGTTATTCTTTTGAAAACGTTTACAAATGTGTCTAAAATGGACATTTATTGAACAAATATGTGTGGATAAATAGGCAGTTTTATTTAATAAATCACTGCGCAACCTTAAAAAACAAATTGGCATGGGTTTTGCATATAGAAGGGTAGTAAGAAAAACTATGCTGAATACGGGAGTGGTCAAAATGATTTTACATCAACCAATGAAAATCTTTTTTATATTCCTTTCACAGAATAAAGCAATGAATGTCGCTGCAAAAAAATGGGGATTGAAAATAGGGGCATCT encodes:
- a CDS encoding sigma-54 interaction domain-containing protein, with protein sequence MQHDITLESIALPWKNELDIKKMEIYSPTNLLSDINNIEEGRNIVLKGANDEVCGWIPYSTFMREVFKQWKLTKAYYNAFLNSVEAAVTTVDYKGNITYLNHNAEEMYGLSLNKVYGQSITKFFEKEAIVLMSTMKERQEVTNKYNQPHPNVHVLINTAPVYVGKEVVGGISIERDITEIVKLNDELSSTTAYLHDLESTNQSQQNLSPFNKIKGRSPVLKEAINLANKVAKTDAPVLITGESGVGKELFAEGIHNAGKRSNHPFVAINCGAIPAALFESELFGYEQGAFTGAVKGGKKGKFDAAKGGTIFLDEIGEMPLELQVKLLRVLQEKHYYRVSGNEAIPTDVRILAATNRDLEKMIDEGSFREDLYYRLNVISISIPPLRDRIEDIPELIQLFLKEFSLRYTMPIPEIDPEVMYTFLQHPWQGNIRQLRNIIERMIILASDNEVIKPHHLPKNFVKENNPPTLNMQFEEIKKHSSQSKDEIQYALQKTFGNKAAAAKLLGISRATLYNKLKKYDLKID
- the pruA gene encoding L-glutamate gamma-semialdehyde dehydrogenase is translated as MSNGIFKIPTPKNEPGNTYAPGTKERETLKAELKRQSDNVVDIPVIINGENIKTDIVKQVVMPHDHQHVLANFSQAGEKELRDAVEAAMAVKESWANMPWEHRASIFLKAADLISGPYRDVINAATMLGQSKTAYQTEIDAAQELADFLRFGVDYANQIYQIQPDSMKNIWNRLEYRPLDGFVLAISPFNFTAIGGNLPSAPAIMGNVVVWKPATTALLSNYYFMRILEEAGLPKGVINFVPSRGSQVSEVVLTDPRMSGFHFTGSTSTFQTIWKAVGENITNYKSYPRLVGETGGKDFVFAHETAQADKVVAGLVRGAFEYQGQKCSAASRAYIPSSMWEEVKAGVVEETAKLKVGDIQDFTNFMGAVIDKAAFDSITSYIDYAAASEETEIIAGGSYDDSVGYFVQPTIIVTTNPNFKTMTEEIFGPVLTIYVYENDKLEETLTAVDTASMYALTGAIFAQDRQAIMHLERRLSGAAGNFYINDKPTGAVINQQPFGGSRGSGTNDKAGSVFNMIRWTSPRIIKENFAPTTEIAYPFMDAE